In Alicyclobacillus macrosporangiidus CPP55, a single window of DNA contains:
- the kduD gene encoding 2-dehydro-3-deoxy-D-gluconate 5-dehydrogenase KduD gives MSGLERMFSLAGKTALVTGARTGIGQAIAVALAEAGADVVLLGHQDNMQETERLVAETGRRHRTVLMDLADPRTAATGVQGLLEEERIDILVNNAGIIRRAPAVQYSERDWYDVMNVNLHSLFWLTQAVAKPMLERRQGKIIHIASVLSFQGGILVPAYTASKHAVAGLTKALANEWAALGVQVNAIAPGYVATNNTEALRNDPDRNEAIRSRIPAGRWGHPADIAGAAVFLASPASDYVNGHVLVVDGGWLAR, from the coding sequence ATGAGCGGTTTGGAACGGATGTTTTCGCTGGCCGGTAAGACAGCGCTGGTGACGGGGGCCCGGACCGGCATCGGCCAGGCCATTGCCGTGGCGTTGGCCGAGGCGGGCGCGGACGTAGTGCTGCTCGGCCACCAGGACAACATGCAGGAGACGGAGCGCCTGGTGGCCGAGACCGGGCGGCGCCATCGCACGGTCCTGATGGATCTTGCGGATCCCCGCACCGCCGCGACCGGCGTGCAGGGGCTGCTGGAGGAGGAGCGGATCGACATCCTCGTCAACAACGCGGGCATCATCCGCCGGGCGCCCGCCGTTCAGTACAGCGAACGAGACTGGTACGACGTGATGAACGTCAACCTTCATTCTTTGTTCTGGCTCACGCAGGCAGTCGCCAAGCCGATGCTCGAACGCCGCCAGGGCAAGATCATCCACATCGCGTCGGTGCTGTCGTTCCAGGGGGGCATCCTGGTGCCTGCGTACACCGCCAGCAAACATGCGGTGGCGGGCCTCACCAAGGCGCTGGCCAACGAGTGGGCGGCGTTGGGCGTCCAGGTGAACGCCATCGCGCCGGGATACGTCGCGACGAACAACACGGAAGCGCTGCGCAATGACCCGGATAGAAACGAAGCCATTCGATCGCGCATCCCGGCCGGCCGCTGGGGCCATCCGGCGGACATCGCGGGGGCTGCGGTGTTTCTTGCCTCCCCCGCGTCCGACTACGTGAACGGGCACGTGTTGGTGGTCGACGGGGGCTGGCTGGCGCGATGA
- a CDS encoding amidase yields MDEKASVKRAVERCLAAIERLDGHVRAWETVFAEEALRQAEELDREERPRPLKGLVVGLKDVFDLAGRPPGNGAPVKPDKVPKEDAALVRQLRSAGAVILGTTKLTEFCWYRPTVTRNPHHLDHTPGGSSSGSAAAVAAGMVPFAVGTQTNGSVIRPASFCGVYGFKPTFGIVDTLGMTHISRSLDHPGLFTREPEWLLRVFDVVTGYGGTGTAVTAERIQPSVVSRRLKVGVLDTSPMEGITPDALAAVKRYAEALAAQGHVVREMLVPSWFLNVKETFESIFHPEVYSLLGPVLAAAEEEGTPVGPEIRWVVEQGSKASIQSYLDGLRRKDELTWKVTELFGDCDLLVLPSTLGPAPKGLSSTGNPAMSTMSSIVGLPCASIPFGTSSDGLPLGVQVWARKYHDRDLLSVLPELPAQQVRPQYFAE; encoded by the coding sequence ATGGATGAGAAAGCATCCGTGAAGCGCGCTGTCGAACGGTGCTTGGCGGCCATTGAGCGACTGGACGGCCACGTGCGCGCGTGGGAGACGGTGTTCGCAGAGGAGGCGTTGCGCCAGGCTGAGGAACTGGACCGGGAGGAGCGTCCGCGCCCGCTCAAAGGGCTCGTGGTGGGGCTGAAGGACGTGTTCGACTTGGCGGGCCGTCCGCCTGGCAACGGTGCGCCCGTAAAACCGGACAAGGTCCCGAAGGAGGATGCCGCTTTGGTCCGCCAGCTTCGTTCGGCCGGCGCGGTGATCCTCGGGACGACGAAGCTCACCGAGTTTTGCTGGTACCGCCCGACGGTGACACGCAATCCGCACCATTTGGATCACACGCCGGGGGGTTCGAGCAGCGGCTCGGCGGCTGCGGTCGCAGCCGGGATGGTCCCGTTCGCGGTGGGCACGCAGACGAACGGATCGGTCATTCGGCCTGCGAGTTTTTGTGGTGTGTATGGATTCAAGCCGACATTTGGCATCGTGGATACGCTCGGCATGACGCACATCAGCCGTTCTCTGGATCACCCCGGGTTATTCACACGTGAACCGGAATGGCTGTTGCGTGTCTTCGATGTCGTGACGGGGTACGGCGGCACGGGCACCGCGGTCACTGCGGAGAGGATTCAGCCATCGGTGGTTTCCAGGCGCCTGAAGGTAGGCGTTCTCGACACCAGCCCCATGGAGGGCATCACGCCAGACGCGTTGGCCGCCGTCAAACGGTATGCCGAAGCGCTCGCCGCGCAGGGGCATGTGGTCCGGGAGATGCTCGTTCCCTCTTGGTTTTTGAACGTGAAAGAGACGTTTGAGTCCATTTTCCATCCCGAAGTGTACAGTTTGCTCGGACCCGTGTTGGCCGCGGCGGAGGAGGAGGGGACCCCCGTCGGGCCCGAGATTCGATGGGTCGTCGAACAGGGATCGAAAGCCAGTATCCAATCGTATCTGGATGGCTTGCGCAGGAAAGATGAGTTGACCTGGAAGGTCACCGAGTTGTTCGGGGACTGCGACCTGCTGGTGCTGCCCTCCACCTTGGGGCCCGCTCCGAAGGGACTGTCGTCCACCGGGAACCCGGCCATGTCGACCATGTCGAGCATCGTGGGTCTGCCGTGTGCATCCATCCCGTTCGGGACCAGTTCGGACGGATTGCCGCTGGGGGTTCAGGTGTGGGCGAGAAAGTACCATGACCGCGATCTGTTGTCGGTCTTGCCCGAATTGCCGGCACAACAGGTCCGTCCGCAATATTTCGCGGAATGA